GAGGGTCTTCCAAGGTGATTACATGAGCGTTGCGGGTATTATTAATCTTGTCAATGATGCAGGCCAGGGTGGTCGTCTTGCCGCTTCCGGCCGGTCCTGTGACCAGGACAAATCCCTTTGTCATCCTGGCAATATCCATGACAGACTCAGGAATATTAAGCGTCCTGTAATCAGGCAGTTCAAAGGTTACCACCCTGATCACCGCTGCAAGGGAACCTCTCTGGCGGAACACGCTGGAACGGAACCTGGAAACCCCGGGAAGAGCAAAGGAAAAATCATCATCCCCATGCTCCCGGACCTTTTCCATGGCCCTGTTTCCTGCCAGCTCATATAGCTCTGTGATCAGTATCTCCATTTGAGCCGGAGATAGCTTTTCTTCATTCTGATTTATGATCCTGCTTCCTATTTTATATGAAAACGGCATGCCTGGCACCAGAAAAATATCTGATGCATTCTGTGCCACAGCAGCACTTAACAATTCAATTGCCTTCATCTTCCAGTCTCCTGATTCTTAAGTCTCCCGCCTGTCCACACCGGCATGGAATGATCAATTTCGTAATCCTCCGTCTGAATTACTTTCCACTTTGATATCCGGATATCTTCCTGCCCCTCCGGATCCAAGACCAGCTCTATGGAAAGAGCCTGGGACCGTTCCATGGGGATATTTACCGTTATGGTTCCCTTATCCGGTTCATAGGCATCTGAAAGCTCCCGGACCAGGAACTCCTTACGCTCCTGGGGATCCAGGCTCTTTTCCCGGATTTCTGCCGTCTTTTTTAAAACCATCTGGTAAAAAGCCTCGCCCTCTCCATCTGCCCGGTAGTACTCTGTCACCGCAAAAGCATTGCGCTTTGCCAGATTCCACTCACTTTTGGCAGTGCTGAGGGAAAGCATCCCAAAGGTTATCAGGCACATGACAATGAAAATGAGAATAAGGGAAGGACTGCCTATATTGGCCTTATAGGCCTTCTCCTGCTTTGCCATGGTTCCACCTCCATCAATGCCTGGTCTCATGTCTGTTCACCGTAAGGGAATAGACACTTTTCCCGTTTCTGCTTACAGTCACTTCCGCCCGTCCGGGTCCGGTCATTTCTGCCCTTACACCAAAAACAGCCTTT
The nucleotide sequence above comes from Lacrimispora sp. BS-2. Encoded proteins:
- a CDS encoding short-chain dehydrogenase; translated protein: MAKQEKAYKANIGSPSLILIFIVMCLITFGMLSLSTAKSEWNLAKRNAFAVTEYYRADGEGEAFYQMVLKKTAEIREKSLDPQERKEFLVRELSDAYEPDKGTITVNIPMERSQALSIELVLDPEGQEDIRISKWKVIQTEDYEIDHSMPVWTGGRLKNQETGR